In Capricornis sumatraensis isolate serow.1 chromosome 16, serow.2, whole genome shotgun sequence, a genomic segment contains:
- the LOC138092714 gene encoding olfactory receptor 52N2, with translation MFGANSSSLTPKFFILNGVPGLETAHIWISLPFCSMYIIALVGNCGLIYLIGHEEALHRPMYYFLALLSFTDVTLCTTTVPNMLCIFWFNLKEIDFNGCLAQMFFVHMLTGMESGVLMLMALDRYVAICHPLRYASILTSAVIAKAGLATLLRGVMLIFPFTFLTKRLPYCRGNFIPHTYCDHMSVAKVSCGKVKVNAIYGLMVALLIGVFDMSCIAVSYTIILRAVVSLSSTDARHKAFSTCTSHICAIVITYIPAFFTFFTHRFGGHSIPHHIHIIVANLYLLLPPTMNPIVYVIKTKQIREGVIKLLLGEKFVFTQDT, from the coding sequence ATGTTTGGAGCCAACAGCTCCAGCCTAACCCCAAAATTCTTTATCTTGAATGGCGTTCCTGGGCTGGAAACTGCACACATCTGGATCTCCCTGCCATTCTGCTCCATGTACATCATTGCTCTTGTGGGCAACTGTGGACTCATCTACCTCATCGGCCATGAGGAGGCCCTGCATCGCCCCATGTACTACTTTCTAGCCCTGCTCTCCTTCACAGATGTCACCCTGTGCACCACCACGGTACCCAACATGCTGTGCATATTCTGGTTCAACCTTAAGGAGATTGACTTCAATGGCTGCCTGGCTCAGATGTTTTTTGTCCACATGTTGACTGGGATGGAGTCTGGGGTGCTCATGCTCATGGCGCtggaccgctatgtggccatctgccaccccTTACGCTATGCCAGCATCCTCACCAGTGCTGTCATTGCCAAGGCTGGTCTTGCCACTCTGCTGAGGGGTGTGATGCTCATCTTTCCATTCACTTTCCTTACCAAGCGCCTGCCTTATTGTCGAGGCAACTTCATTCCCCACACGTACTGTGACCACATGTCTGTGGCCAAGGTGTCCTGTGGCAAAGTCAAGGTCAATGCTATTTATGGTCTGATGGTTGCTCTCCTCATTGGTGTGTTTGACATGAGCTGTATTGCAGTGTCTTACACTATAATCTTGCGAGCTGTGGTGAGCCTGTCATCCACAGATGCTCGTCACAAAGCCTTCAGCACCTGTACATCACATATCTGTGCTATTGTGATCACCTATATCccagcttttttcacttttttcacccaCCGTTTTGGAGGACACAGTATCCCTCACCACATACACATCATTGTGGCCAACCTTTATCTGCTACTGCCTCCTACAATGAACCCAATTGTTTATGTCATCAAGACCAAACAGATTCGTGAGGGTGTGATCAAACTTTTACTTGGAGAGAAGTTTGTTTTTACCCAAGACACATAA